The stretch of DNA ggaaAAAATCTCTCGGGCGACTGATATTAGTCGCCAACTTGGCGACCACAAAAATCTGTACATTAATTTATTTTGGcgactaaaaataaaaaataaagcgACTGCAATGAtgtgtcgccaatttggcgaccgattttaatttcagtcgccattttatTTGCCCAGCACAAAAAAGGACATTAGATCCCACCTCCCTCAGTAACCCCTCTTTCTTACTTTCCCTCATCTTTTCCTATCACTTCCTCTCGTGAAACACCTCATTTTTACTCCATTTAATTAAAGGTATTGATTTATTTGGcttataaaaattaaaattttcagaTTTTATTTTCAAAGTATCTCACCCTCCTTAATATTATCTCAAATTTTTCAGATTTTAATGTTATCTCACCctccttcagatctttcagaaaatGGAAACAAAGGAGAAAAAAGAGAAAGGGTGGCGCGGTGTTCAACAATGATAGCATATGGCCAGGTATGATCGACAGTGACGCGCGATGAATGTTATGATCGACGGTGGCGAGCGATGAATATAATTTGGTTTTTTCATTTTATCGAAATTGTTGTTAATGTGGATGGTGTTGGTAGTTTTATTATAAACTTGATTGTAATGTAATGTAAATTGCAATGTAATGATCGACGAATAATATTAGAGTTTCATCGTTTCAGATCtgtgaatttttttttcatgCTATTGGAGTTTCATTGCGAAATTGGATTTTTTTCATGTTATTGGAGTTTCATTGTTTCAGATCTGTGATTCTTTATTTTTTTCTACCGTCAAATTGGCGTGTTATTCGAGTTCATTGTTTCAGatatttgacttttttttttattttttttaatgtaaattggcgactgattaaaAGCTTTTAGAGACtgttttcagtcgccaatttggcgactactttcagtCGCCATAAAGCCTATTTGGCGACTAATAAAGCGGTCGCCAATTTTTGCGATCGATTACGATCGCCAATTAAAATAGGCGACTAGAGCTTGCGACTGGGCCCGGGCGACCAGTTTTAGTCGCCAAATTAGTTTTAGCGACTATTTTCAGTCGCCATATATAGTCGCCCGAGTCCTATTTTCTTGTAGTgaatgtgggacaaatattacCACACTTAAGTTTTGAAGCAACTTCCaactccaacaatcccccacttgtCAAATTTAAGAAATAAGAAAAGGAATATGAGAGAGTGGCTATCATCAGGTGAACGTAGTCTTGAACCTGAAAATAGAAAGAAATGAGAAAAGCTCCCTCGAGTAACATAAGGCCCCATGAAAAACCTTCTATCATGATTGTATTAAAGAATAGCCCACATCTATTCTCATAGGAGGTGGCCAACACTCCACAATCACACGTAGGTGAGTCCATCAAGTGTGTACTGCACACACCACTCAAACATTTGAGGTATGGAACTCATTAAGGACTACCACCTGTCCAACCTATCTCTGCAATAAATAAACATGTTAAAAGGGATAAACTGAATAACCTCCTTTATTCATCAAGGTAGAAAAAAATACAAGCAATGCCTAACGATTTCCTTTGACCGCATTGAATCCGGTGAACCAGTTTGGGTATCCATCGTAAAAGCACTACGTAGGTGGGCACAATCCCATCTTTTTAGCAGTTACTGAAACTAGTTTCCTGTTTAAGGCCTTTGTCAATGGATCGACAATATTACTTTTTGACCTTACATAATCTAAAGAAATAACACTAAATTTGATCAAGTTACAAACAATGTTATGCCTTCGGCGTATATGCCTACTCTTGTCATTATAAGCCTTATTCTTGGCTACATGAATGGCAGATTGCGAGTCACAATGTAGCGGCACGGATGGCACGGGCTTTAGCCAAAGAGGAATGTCCGCTACCAAACTTCTCAACCATTCTGCTTCTCGACCAGCCAATTCGAGAGATATAAATTCTGATTCCATTGTAGATCTCGCAATACACGTTTGCTTGGATGATCTCCAAGATACAGCTGCTCCTCCTAAAGTGAAAACATAACCAATGGTAGAGTGTATATCATTACTCTCCGAGATCCAGTTAGCATCACAATATCCCTCCAAAACTGGAGGATAACCACAATAAGATAACCCAAAATCAGCTGTACCTTTAAGATATCCAAGCAAACGAACTAATGCACTCCAATGATCATGACCGGGATTATGAGTATATCTACTCAATCTCCCAACAGAATATGAAATATCAGGACGAGATGAACACATAAGATATATAACACTACCAAGAATCTTAGCATAACCAGTTTGATCCACACTTTCAGATAGATTCATTTTTAAGTGCACACTAGCATCAAAAGGTGTTCTAGCAGGCtcaatataaaaaaataaaaaacttcTTTAAAATTTTCTCAACATAGTGAGCTTGACTAAGACAATAACCTTTACTAGTCTTTAAAACTCTTAAACCAAGAATGACATCAATCTCACCCATGTCTTTCATTTCAAAAGAAATTTTAAGCAAGCTTTTAGTATAATCAATAACATCTAATGAAGTGTCAAAGATAACTAAATCATCCACGTAAAGTGTTATAATAACACTACCACTAGCATTGGATTTCATATAGATACACGTATCAGCATCACTAGTTTTAAAACCAAGAGATACAATCACACTATGAAAATTTCCATACCATTGTTTCGGTGCCTGCTTAAGTCCATACAAAGATTTATCAAGTTTACAAACTTTATGTTCTTGACCAGGCACTATAAAACCATCGGGTTGATCCATATAAATCTCTTCATCGAGATCACCATTTAAAAAcgcagttttcacatccatctgatgaACAAGCAAGTTATACATGGAAGCAATAACAAACATCACTCTAATGGAAGCAATCTTAGTGACCGGGGAATAGGTGTCAAAATAGTCTAAACCAGACTTTTGGGTGAAACCCTTAGCCACCAACCTGGGTTTAAATTTATCAATAGTCCCATCAGCTTTGAGTTTCTTCCTAAACACCCTTAATCGAGACGCCGTTTAAGACACTGCCCTAAATCAGTTAGACCCCCATACAGGTGCTCCTTGGGTTTCGTGGTCACTGATTTCAGGGTTAACACCTTCTTTCGTACATTGTTGCACACCAAAGACGGAAGTGAGAACTGTTCTCAATATGACAGAATGTAATAGAGAAGAAATGAgaagatgtttttgtgtttttctctgTGTGTAAACTGTGGAAGAAGGAGGTTTTTATAGGAGGAAAAAGGCTCCTCCCATAGTCAAATAATAATGGTATTGATTCTGGTAATAATGGCCATAAAACCGGACAATGAATACGGAATTGATTGTGTAATAAAATCACAACAGTTAGAAAAGAATCTGATGTAAAGAGTTCAGACCAGTAGCAAAAAGGGGCCCCACCGCACATGAACACGAGCCAAGCCGGACGGACGGCGGCGGCGCGCATGGGGAGACTATAGTCTATCCTCTATAGTCTAGTTAACACTTGTTAACCCACCTTCAAATATAAAGATAACATTTCCCCACTATTCTTCCAATGTGATAATAAATATAACCACACTTAAGTTTTAGAGCAATTTCCAACTCCAACAAAAGCTAAACAAACAACTGATTGGGACCAAAAATTATAGGATAGTAGAAGAAACAAAACCATGGTACAGGTAAACCATGTTTGCATGCTCATTTGGTGAAATAAGACATGCACGATAACTAACAACCTCACATTTTGACCTTCCTTGCTTCAAGGCCGGGGTAATCAATGCTGCGTGCTTCAAAGGCTGCAAAGTTACGTTGATCCAAAGTTCCGTGTTTTTTTCACAAGATAAAATGTCATGTCTTTTTAAAATGCCGCGCCAATGTAGAAAAAACATATGGAAAAATTGAACTATGCATTTGAGCAAAATTAGATACAAGAACCAGTAGATTGCACCTATATGAATAATAACAACAATGGGCAGATAGTGTTGAAGATAAGAATCCGTCACATTAGcaaatctatatatctatatatatatatatataaaagagagttttttcgagcgatctgagagcgtccacatcatcaaaaataaatttaggaaagtataatttttgatgtaaaaaataaagtggagaatcttttaattattatagtatgtatatttcctaaattatattcaagtgatatttccaatttttatatcaaacttttacatttcatttgtcaaaaaaaatatcgttaaaaaaattatgaaaataatataattagttttgtggtaaaaaatgctatcattagagtataaatttcatattatttgcacatattaaagatggtgtacttcttaatatgaaaaattgtgtactttttagtatgttttgtcccacattgaaaaataagtaggtgtggtgaacatactacatataaatagttgaattgtcccacatcgaaagattagtataaggtgggtgattctataattataaataggaggcaaacttggaacttaggcatcaacccaaaatcttttgagtctcttaagtattgtcttggagagctcttaaaagtttatatcattgtATTTTCTATCTATAggttttatatgtcccacattgaaaaataatgtagatgtggtaaatatactacgtttaaataatataattagaattgtgttaaaaaaaattctatcattagagtataggttcatatcatttgcacatattttaattatgataaaaaataaataaaatacaaacgtatgaatattaatagataatatagtatttgcttattattaaatcgtgttggatgtcgaattaggttcaaaaaatatggtgtacttttaaatatgttattcgtctcatattgaaaaataatgtaggtgtgataaatatatactacgtataaatagttgaattgtcccacatcataagattatcataaggtggggtgatcccatgattataaataggatttatccttggaacttagatATCACCtcaaatatattgaatctctcaaagtatacttattatataagagactttaaacataatcttgaattaaatgttaaatttttaaagttgtaacatttttttaggtgggagaaagatcgataaaatggtcaatattataacggaaatttttcatggtaccctcgaattttgttagattacacataatacccctaattttaagtttgtacatataatacccttgtgtttacttttttcataacgccgttactcctatgagtaactagatgagtaattgagcatgccatactatttgtgttttgttatttaggtattaaatgttagtttattaaataaacacaggggtaccatttgtagaaacttaaaattaggggtaccatgtgtaatctatcaaaattcaaggttaccatgagaaatttccaataattataatgatatagttaattaaattttcatttaaaagagagagatatccgtaccaataaaacaataaagggggtattattttttaattgttattttattgccacgacatcaaacttaacgtctatttaacagcctttatattagggggtaccatgggcaaaaaaatggaactttAAGGATATCATAGGCAGATtattaaaagtaggggtaacatggaaaatctgacaaaattaagaggTACCAcgagaaatttccgtatctcaattatgataaaaaaaaatgaagaaaaacaacgacaaatattaatggagagtacttgatcatattattaaatttaaatataactattagatataatgagtaacaattaaccgtattcggtattcgggatctggttgaatgtcgaactaagtgcaaaaaagatggtgtaattccgAGTATGTTAGTTGtaccacattgaaaaacaatgcaagtTTAatgatatactacgtataaatagtagaattgtcccacatcagaaaaataatccaagtttggtgaatatattacttataaatagtaaaattgtcccacatcgaaagattagtataaggtggggtgattatatgattataaataagagttaacccacgtatatattaatcttttgtttttttttaaagagatattttaataatatgtaaacaaatcattagacatagaatgtaaacattaaacccttatatatatttatttttgcattataaataagttaattaccccgttgcaacgcacgggcattcaaactagtcaTATAATATCTTGCACATATTATTTATTTACTCCAATTAGTTATATATTATGCCTTAGTCAAATGTAAATATTTGTTACCTTCTTTATCTCCTCAATTAGTGGAATTAGTTTAGCTATTCACACTGTAATCATAGTATATAAATACCTGTACAAATCCTTTGATAATCATCAATACAAAAGCATTCTCTTTATTTACATGGTATCAATTCCTCTCTCGATCCAAACCATTGCCTTCATCGTTCTTGTACTCGGTACGATATCCATGGCCAACCACTCCAATGCTCTCATTCTCAACGCAGATGAACCCAACAAACCCTTCCTCTCTGTTACCTTTCCCAACTGCACTCGCCTAACCAAAATGAACTATCGTTCGTGGCGATTTCAAATCATACGATTCCTTCAAGGTCTTGGCCTCTTTGCCTTCCTTGACGGATCCTTACCTCCACCACCAAAAACCACGACACCACCAGCCACTGAAACGAAACCCAATCCTGACCCTATTCCCAACCCCGCCTACACCACATGGTTCCGACAAGACAATCTCATACTCGGAGCCATCGCTGGTACTCTTCATGACGATGTTGCACCCATAATTCTCGATGCTAATACGTCTCGAGAAGCATGGACTCTTCTTGAAACCACATACGCTAACCCATCACGTGGTCACATCCTTCAACTGAAGGATCGTTTCCGCAATATTCGCCACGGTGATCAATCTGTATCCGATTACCTTTTGTCCATTAATACTTGCGCGGCTCCACTAGCCCAACTCGGCAAACCAGTCGACTCCGAAGACCTTACCCACCAAATTTCAAATGGCCTTGACCAAAACCTCTATAAATCTGTTATCGACTCAGTCCGTGCCCGTGATACACCAATTACCTTCGAGACCTTACATGAAAAATTAATCCAACATGAACTACTTGTTAAAAATCAAACCCCTACCTCACCCTTCACACCATCTGCCCACGCTGCAACTAGCCGCCCCTACCACCAGCAACCACGCCACCATCAAACCCCGTACCAACCTCGCACCCAACCCACCACTCAATCAACCCAGCCACGATTCCTGCCCAAAACCAAACCCATAACCAGGAACCGAAACCCTTTCTTGGTCGCTGTCAATTTTGTCGACACAAAGGGCATGTGATCAGTGATTGCTCTGACTTTCGACGCACCTATCCGACAGTCTCGTTTCCTCCACTACCAACCAGACAAACCCCTCGTCCCAACGCTCACACAGCCACTGTCCCATCATCCTCATCCTTTCTTGTCGACAGTGGTGCATCCCACCATGTCGTTGATGACCTAAGCAACCTCTCGCTACATGCACCATATGACGGAGCTGACGATCTCGTTATAGGAGATGACTCTTCTCTTCCCATCACTCACTATGGTTCTTTCTCCTACAATACTCTTTTATTTAAAAATGTCTTAGTTGTTCCTACTATCTCTCGTAAATTACTTTCCGTCTCCCAATTTTCAAAGATAATAATGCAATTGCTATTTTCTCACCATCTTCCTTTTGTTTTAAGGAACTAGCGACGGGAACAATCCTCCTCCAGGGCCGATTTAATGACGGCACCTATGAATGGCAACCACCACCCATCCACCACGCCTATGCCGTCACATCCACAGCCTGGCACCATCGTCTTGGGCATCCCTCAGATGCAACCCTCAAGCTTTTGAATTCTAATTTTAATTTCCGTATTTCTGCTTTTCCTCATTGTACGGCATGCTTAATGAATAAAAGTCACAAACTACCCTTTTCCGTCTCAACAATTAAATCTAGCGCTCCTCTTGATGTTGTTTTTTCTGATGTTTGGACATCACCCCTTCTTTCTCATGACAATTTTAAATACTACATAATATTTGTAGATCATTTTAGCCACTATGTTTGGATTTACCCAATTAAAAACAAATCCGACACACATCTAACCTTTCATCGTTTTAAAGCTGTAGTTGAAAATTTTTTCAATAAACCATCAAACAATTCTATTCCGACAATGGtgggtgtggacatgggcccacgggggcgcttgggaggagaacaagcatttgcattttgtggagtcgccaccaatttttatgggaaattggaaccgttcgaataccccgtgtcatgtcaagacacaaagtagagacatgaacaccaagaactcgttacccttagcattctatgtctagaatgactctcgtggatgccaatgaacacggatgttcacagagatctcgagtaaggggtgagggtacgtattaggaagctcttttgatcgaacacctaatcccgcccgcctcgatagcggcctctactaatgattagggaaaatcgtctatactcgatatatcgtcggttatatgcatgcaatgcaacatccaagttttaatcctagcatgtgaattaatactaagtcggtgaataattaatttaacatacaattaatgtcgaagtaggatttaatgctcaatttcatgtgaaaacaagcaataataataaaaggaatacaataataaatacaataaagaaaattacaataattacaatggaatagttgatttatgtcgaaaatacctttaaaacgaataatttgagaaaaagaataaaagaaagaaattaacgaacagatcagtaggtgataatacgcataatagttaattatatgtaagctaattaaactaatcaaggcagaacggaagttcagagacataaatcatcctggaacaggcgcagcaggactgcgccctttggaagaggcgcagcagatgctgcgtctgttccaagggtgagttctggctgtgaagccggaactgcaaatcgttaatatcaattggtaattttaaggattgattaatatatttactcggatgaaagtgattatcaggttatttacatatgattgatggtcatgaaagcaatgaaacatggataagacggatgtgaacgaattatttacatgaacgaaacattgattagtgacataggtgaacaaaatagATTAAACATGaggaattaatgacaaattaatgacgaatatgacaaaagacagatgaaaatatatcaaacgatcgaattccagaaactcaatatgaacgaattgaatttctacaacccggaattgaatttaatgacgaaaacccgcaaatacgagattacttgggatttaagtcggatttgatgaCGAATTAGACGTGTTTATGATGAATGATAATTAATACatatgaaattattatgctattaaaGCAAAGAATTAAGgcaaacaaatgaaaacaaataaaagttgacgagtttacagaggacgaaggaagaagaaaggaagcaggaactgcggcagcctcacgaagaggcgcagcaggcactgcgctccttcgaggaggcgcagcagttgctgcgtcctttctcgacggtttgtctactggaaatctgtaaaaagggttttaaacaaagttttagaaatcggttttaagaggtatttacgacataaaccttacattagtgatacaaaaaggtaaagaacaataaataaagagagatttacaccctcagacttacatgtttgacgaaacgagatgaactaagtttacgattagtgatgctagactcgaatgtaacgaaagtgccctcgtaagaggaaaacgattagattaattaagttgatttattgtatagttggtcaaattggtcggtcatgcaaacgaggctggaactcagaaggatccgagcttacgtggtcgaatgttcaagcacgtagacgccaaaaagtaagaacaaaggtctagaatgcaaagggagaagagaagggcggacactcgcgtgagaaatatgaggagcgaaggctcctatttatactaatcacgtgaaggaatagggttttcggagagactttggaagtgaatctcggaaagatatgaaaaagatacgaaaaatacgcgagaaaggactgggaagaggcgcggcgatcatgcgtctcttggaagaggcgcagcacctgctgcgtctgttcccaagtggtttcctcctgcggaagaaagatttctgtgtttaagttatggaatgacgggataatttggttttccgtaatattttgtatgaatattacgggaaattctttatcaaagaataaaagattgtgaaatatttataaaagatggaatagaaatatccggaacattccagaacattctgacttgggATTTAGCGactatcagaaaatgaagacggttttaggcccggactccaaatgtactctaattactgtcaaaacgaccgtatcggcgcgtagatgacaactaagaggtagatattaatatttgagcaatcacttgacgataaacttacgaactgtcacaaatcgttccgcgtaccaaacatgcggcccaatcatcaccgggtgttttgcgaggggtgcagaaacgaggtgtctacagagcccccactttgactgaggcttggacaaggcgaaagtcaaagtatagccatcaggtcaatcgaagattacaacctgacgactatggcgacgcgaggcggctcaaggggtctgagccaaggacctatcgtcgggaacattttagagtctgtcgacttccggggagggtcgtttaaagtccattagactacgtaaggaagctcgccagccataagaatagaccatacctgagatactcctgggtgaaacgggactgaagacgcttcggcaaaactcttttgggtctgaagataactttggtgtctgaaggcattctgaagataacttggtgtctgaaggcattcggggtcacagggattctgaagaaacttcttactcTGTCGGGATCCAAGGGAAAcgaaacgcgatattgggagaataCAGCAGGACAcggtctggaactgctgggagaaatctgcttgtgttcagcttcaaacaaacttcggaaggatttggggttgatgttgatctccatgtctcgagaggaagtgactgtcggtcgtgaactctcgttggggaacgtaatcgggaactgatctccatgtctcgagagggaaagtctatccgcttactctcgttggggaacataatgaatgcgtgtcgaaacacctgtgaaggaatatccgctcgttgtgacaagcaaggtcttggaagtgATAAATAATGCATAATAGTCTGCTGCCGGCTTGGAAATGCGGATCCGGGTGAAGGATAATCGTCAAAGATAAAacggcatcggggaagaggcgcaccaaagatgggcccacgaataacgaactcataacgaatttttgaaaactcgtatggagggaatctcaggaagaggcgcagcaagagctgcgtctcttggaataggcgcagcacctgctgcgtctgttcctgagggtgTCTTTTCCATTTTTGATTCTCTAactttcttgtaattgcttggaACGATTGACGTGAGCCAATTtcgttgtttacagggggaccgtgagctggagcgagagttggcccagtctcgggaggagacagctcgcttattgagagagctcgaggttcgcgacgccgaggttgctgctcttgcggcaagagttgcggagctggagggcgaccgacagtagttttgttttgttgtttgtttcttgTTGGTTGTATcatttgtacatttgtacattttggaccttcattttggacattttggacattttggattttggttggggctcgagcccccagtttgttgtacatttccctttttttttggttgtatatgatggcctgagtgcctttgctgctgggttgcgttgcttgtacctgcaggttagctttgaacaggtttggtagatgacggtttatgccgtcatgctgccgaaatttacatataaATCACGTACGacgtacatttgtatatacacatggcttgaattagcgcaaaacgaatgactcaaaagaatgcaaaaaagcaagagaaaatgcaaaaatgcaaaaaaattgccggaaatgaccggacggtagggagggttacccctaaaaaaagaaaaaaaaatagaaacctataagttagaaatgaaatgattaaaaagaaataaaagaaatataaatgaaatatataaatatgtaagttttgaaattaaattaaaatgaaaattatttcctaaaatgaaatgaaaattatttcctaaaatgaaaatatacaagtgtggtaaaatgacgaaaatgctaatattgcctcgaaatgcgtgcccgcggaattaggaaacatggaatatggtaatttccacgtatttaccaaaacaataacccgtaggaataggaaattattcgtcaaggaatttaggaaagatccaacgcggaaaatcacagaaaccttgctgaggaagaggcgcagcatgagctgcgtccctttgaagaggcgcggccagtctttgcgctgttcccaggtgtgtctgctctggcagattttaggaaacagaatttagtataaacagagacgtcgatagagcttttattcacacaattcttccgtctcttcttcgtcttattacataaaattctcaatataaccattcatcatgaatactttggagattcgcctaaaagagtggaccaacgagttttccaacatggagaagtatgacatgggtgcctataatcttggatctttgttgagtttgaagcttatcaaggttgtcaaaccgttcttggatgcttgtcttaattac from Silene latifolia isolate original U9 population chromosome 10, ASM4854445v1, whole genome shotgun sequence encodes:
- the LOC141608170 gene encoding secreted RxLR effector protein 161-like, yielding MNLSESVDQTGYAKILGSVIYLMCSSRPDISYSVGRLSRYTHNPGHDHWSALVRLLGYLKGTADFGLSYCGYPPVLEGYCDANWISESNDIHSTIGYVFTLGGAAVSWRSSKQTCIARSTMESEFISLELAGREAEWLRSLVADIPLWLKPVPSVPLHCDSQSAIHVAKNKAYNDKSRHIRRRHNIVCNLIKFSVISLDYVRSKSNIVDPLTKALNRKLVSVTAKKMGLCPPT